A genomic region of Phragmites australis chromosome 2, lpPhrAust1.1, whole genome shotgun sequence contains the following coding sequences:
- the LOC133908290 gene encoding B3 domain-containing protein Os02g0598200-like: MEEKCSKIRLWEVDGYLAFHQGWNIFVSYHLIKWGEFLLFEYTANSIFSVRVLSKDSLERLHFNVESKRKGVRKKQTWSNMSPDDLISFDGNSEDIDDDHYLSGEYPRGKDPITHHVTVEGPKKVERGVGSGPEALVKKNENLVNRQYKTKGISPLRGQEKTKVKHVLELHDSNEDLRTKQEIDSIHLEPTTAAERYYNNSKTNISQNIYRKYEAPEGFLCLEKWRNEGIVSGRAALDDTGLIKPKNPTKKLIANW, from the exons CAGGCTATGGGAGGTGGATGGTTACCTTGCTTTTCATCAGGGATGGAATATTTTTGTTTCATACCATTTGATCAAGTGGGGTGAGTTTCTGTTGTTCGAGTACACTGCCAATTCAATATTTTCTGTGCGGGTTCTTAGTAAAGATTCTCTTGAAAGACTACATTTCAATGTtgaaagcaaaagaaaaggtgttaggAAGAAACAGACATGGAGTAATATGTCACCTGATGATTTGATCTCATTCGATGGGAACTCAGAAGACATAGATGATGACCACTATCTTTCTGGTGAATATCCTAGGGGAAAAGATCCTATAACACATCATGTGACTGTTGAAGGCCCTAAAAAAGTTGAGCGTGGGGTTGGGTCTGGACCAGAGGCTCTAGTTAAAAAGAATGAAAATTTGGTCAATCGACAGTACAAAACAAAGGGAATTTCTCCACTGCGCGGCCAAGAAAAAACA AAAGTGAAACATGTATTAGAATTACATGATTCAAATGAAGATTTAAGAACGAAACAAGAAATAGATTCCATTCATTTAGAACCTACTACAGCCGCGGAGAGGTATTATAATAATAGCAAGACGAATATCAGTCAAAACATTTACAGAAAATATGAAGCTCCTGAAGGTTTTCTATGCTTGGAGAAGTGGAGGAATGAGGGTATTGTGAGCGGTCGAGCAGCTCTTGATGACACTGGACTGATTAAACCtaaaaatccaacaaaaaaacTGATAGCAAATTGGTAG